In Melospiza melodia melodia isolate bMelMel2 chromosome 5, bMelMel2.pri, whole genome shotgun sequence, the DNA window GCATTAACCTCAATGTACCAGCTGATCCCTTCTGATCCATTTGAAGGTGCAGCAAAGTGGCCACCCCACGCCTTAGCAAACAGCTCCTAGTTTCCTGCCCTTGGGCCAATTAAGTGAATCCCTCTGAAGTGAAAGTGTAAGTGTGCTGGCTACACTGACCACTAAGGGTGCACAGAAGCACCCTACATGCACCCTGCCCCTTCACCACTTGAATGCAAGCAGATCAAGAAGAGATTCCTCAGCTTCAACAAGCAACCATATCCACCAAAACACCACTTACTCACAGGCTACTTTACACATTTGATTTAAATGAGATCTGCACACAACTTGCAACCTGGAATATCTACAAACACCAGAGTGTTTGGTAAGTGCTTAGATTAACAGAGCCACAGAAAATACTCACCCCGTCCACGCCCCCTTCCGCCTCCACGTCCACCAGAGGAATTGCTTTtccctcctttctgctgctgctgctgctgcctgtacACCTCTTTGGGCTGTGCTACTTTGATTTCACACTGTAAGGAGAGAAATCCTTTAACTTACTAAGAAATCCAAGAGCATTCTGCAAGTCTCTTTCACAGAAGCCTACAGAGGTAGATTTCACATGCCAAGAACAAGAGTTGTCCTACCTTGCCTGAACCAATCTGGTGGTATCTGCTCTCTAGTAACTTCTTTACTGGCTCTTCATCTGTGTATGTGATAAAACAGAAGCCTCTCCTTTCATTCGTCTTTGTGTCCATGGGAAGTTCAATGTTTTCAATCTGAAATCAAAATGAATACAAACAATGCATGAAATCTGAAAGCAACCTTTTATGGCACCAGAACTATCTGGCAGTGCAGAATCTACAGACTACTTTTGACAGCTATAAATCAGACCATTACAGTTTTATGAAATCATTAACATATAGCTTCAACTATCTCTAGTTTTGACCAAGTCCCTTCTCACAAATTCTTTCGTAAGAGAGGCAAGACTACACTTGAGAATTAGAGATATTCTTATATAGTATACTATACCTCGCCAAAAGCACCAAAGTACTCCTTAATCTGTTCTTCAGAAGTATCTGGACTCAGCCCACCAACAAACACTTTTTTGGGTGGCTCCTTCCCTTTCAGCGCTTTTGCCCTTTTAGGATCTATTAACTTGCCATCCAGTTTGTGTTCCTTCAGTTCCAACACCTAAAAAGCAGACAAAGGAACAAAGTCTCAGACCGCCACAGCCACACCAGCTGGCTTCGTGCCCTGGGTCCGCAGGACAAGCACGCACCTTCTCCACGCTGGCAGCATCCTTGAAGAGCACGAACCCAAACCCCCTCGACCTTCCAGTGACCGGGTCTGTTTTGATCGTGCAATCCACAACCTCGCCAAAGCGCGAGAGATACTCTGTCAGGTCCTTTTTGCTGGTGTCCCAGCTGAGGCCTCCGATGAACATTTTCCTGGAGGGAAGGAAGCGGGGACGGGTTCGGGTAAGAGCGCCGGGAGAGCCCCCCCGGGCCCCACAGGCCGCCGCTGACGTCAGGGCCCCGCTCGGCCCCCCCGTCCGTGTCCCCGCCCCGCGGAAACTGGGTCACCGCCCGGGACACAAAGGCGGgcgcggccatggagcgggaagGGAAGGCCGCGCTGCCCCGGGCCCCCGAGCCGCCCCCCCgagccgcagggcgggcggcggACATGGACGCGCGACTCCCCCGCACCTCCTCCCCCACCACGTCCCCGGCCCTACCCGTCGTCCTGCTGGTTCTTGCTCGCGTTGATCTTGGAGCCCTCGGCGAACTCCTCCTGGCCGCCGCTCATCTCGGTCGCGTCCTCCATGGCGGGGCGAGGGCGGCGGGGGTGCTCGTGCGAGCGGCGGAGACAGCGGAGACCTGCGCCCGGCAGAAAATGGCGGCGGAAGAGATCCGGGCACCGCCTGCGCCTCTTTTATATAGCCGCgccggcagccaatcagcgccgccCTCCCGCCCGGCGCCGCAGCGCCCCCGGCGGCTCGCGGCGGGGCTGCAGCAGCCGCCCTGCGGCCGCCATCgcgcgggctgggccgggccggtgcCGCGGCTCCGGGCGGGCACGGGCACCGCCGCACCGGGGACCGCGCTACGGGCGGGTGCCGGGCTCAGCGGGCCGGCCGGCGGTGGGTTGTAACGCGTAACCCAGAAACCCCGTTCCGCCGCCGCCGGCGGGGAGGGGCGGGGCAGGCGCCCCGTGGGCGGGCACAGCCGGCGCggcgctccccgccgccgccgcgcgtcCCCGGTGCGCCCCAcgtgccgccgccgccatgggcGTGCTGCCGGTGCCGGCGGAGGTGCGCGCCATCCTGCTGGACATCGAGGGCACCACCACCCCCATCGCCTTCGTACAGGTGAGACCCGGTGACCGCCGGCCCCGCGGGGGGCTGCGGGCATCGCCGCTCCTGTCGTGACCCCCCCAGCCCTGGCGTCGCGGGGGGCTCCCGGAGCGTCGCCCTTCGTACCGTGACCTCCCCGGCCCTAAGCTCGCCTCAAGGCAGGCCGGGGTGCCCCCGGGAACGAAAGCCGTGACCCATTTTCCTCGTTTTTCTGAATAATGCTCGCGAGAAAATACGCCTTGTGTTGGCGAGCGGCCGCCCTGCGGTGGGCTGGGGAGCAGGACACTGCTGCGGAGGgtcgggcagggcagggggttgTTTCTTGGATGGATATAGGGCAGTATGGGTGCTCGCAACCTCGGAGCCTCGGGCAGGTCAGGGGTTTGTTTCACGGATGGATATAGGGCAGCTGGGGTGCTCGGAGCCTCGGGCAGGTCAGGGGTTTGTTTCACGGATGGATATAGGGCAGCTGGGGTGCTCGGAGCCTCGGGCAGGTCAGGGGTTTGTTTCACGGATGGATATAGGGCAGCTGGGGTGCTCGCAGCCTCATCCCGGAAAAGCCTCGAGCATGGCTGTTGTTTTgatggctggagctgcagcaccgCACCCGGCTCTGCAGAGAGCCTCAAGTGCGGGCTCGCTGAAGTACGATGCTTCTTGTCCTTAATTTCGGTAATTAGCAGTTTGCAGTAATCGATAATTCTCGGGGTTATCCGCTGCCTTTTCCCTTCGGGAGGCTGTTACGGCCGAACGCCCCCGGTGTGCCGGGGCAGCGTGTCCAGCCCTGCGGGAGGGCAGCGCCGGGGACACACCGGGACCGGAGCGGCAGCCAATGCACGAGTGCCTTCCCTTGCCTAGGAAAAGCTTcaggctgctggaaatgctgctttaGGTACAGAACCGAGGGCTCTGGGAAGCCTGTGGGTCACAGGCGCTTGGAGAACCGCAAATTGTGACAGCCGGGGTCCCTCCTCTGCGGGCGGCTTTGGCTCGCAGGAGAGAGCGGCTTGCTCGGATGGATCCCTTCTCCTGCCCTTCATTAACCTGGATTTCTCCCTGAGACATGACAGCTTTCATTGGATTTTGCAGCCAGTGGCTTAAAACGGTGCTTTGTGATCCCCATGGCAGGTGAAGGCTCCTGCCTGCCTTTCTAGAGGCTTCTACTAACACAGTCTAACAGATGAACAGCCTGACCTACATCCATGTTCTTCCAGTGCTCTTGAAGAAACTTCAGGCCTAGGTGGCATTGCAGCTGCCTCCCTCCCCTCAATGTCTGTCAGTTCAGACAGTTTGGACAGCTGAGGTTTCTTACTAAACATCTAACAGAGCAGCTAAGTTGTTTCTGTCCACCTCAAAGCCGTTTCGCAGTTGTGCGAACAACATGCCATGCACCTGAGACTCTGGATTTCCACCCAAAGTCTTTCTGCTCCAGGGAGGCCAAATGGGTTTTGATTCCCAATAAAATTCAGTTTGATGGAAATCCTGAAAATGCTTGGAACAAGTTAGTTCATTTGGGCTTTCAGTTAACCTCTATCTGCCTTTGAAAGGTCCACTGATGGTTCAGTGGACACTTTATTCTTCAATATTAAACGATTTTATTTAATCCTCTCTCTAATGTTAGAATGACTGAATCTGCAAAATAAGGGAATAGAATGAGTCAGTTGATGGGTGGATTAAGGAAAGATACCGGAAAAGAGAGTATTTGGAGTCTTTCTTCTACACAGACTCATGTCCTATTAAACTTGATACATCATTGACTGGGATCACTCTTGGCACCCACAACCCATCTGTCCCACTGAGCTGTCCACTATTCCAGCTGTCACATGGGTGTCCCCTCTTAGTTCACAGACCTATGCATTTGCCAAGACTTTTACCCTTTTAAAATCTCACAAATCACAGAATCCACTGATCTTTCAGTCAGTTTGGGAGTTTTTTCTTAGCCAGCACAAGAGTATGAAATGCTGCTTTTGAAAAACAATTGGCTCCTTTTGACATCTGAGTTGTAAAGGAGGTTAAACCAAGCCAgcaggtcagctgcatttcccaGTGGATTCTCTTTAATTTCCTCCATGATTTAAAAGATAGCTTCAAAGTAAAGGAAATGAGAGATTAACTGGGGGCATTACTAGGCTTTTGATTTCCCTAGGCAAGTTTGTGGTAATTCTTGAAGTAATCTGcattgtttttaaaatataaaacatggAAGATACAGTATTAGAGCAATAccaaatcctgcagttctgccatCACATCATAATCTCAGGACCACTGCTTTCTTAATTCATTAATAAGCTAAAGATGACATACCTAGGGCCATTTTTTGAGGAGAGGTGAGTTCATGTTAATAAAATTAAGAAATTAAGAAAAGCTCAGTTCTCTACCCAAAGGAAGGATTTCCCTGCCCTTCTCCTTAACCTGAGGCTTTTCACATACCTGGAATGTGCACGGTAGCTGCTTGTGGCTCCTGACTCGTGAAACACCACTAATGAGagcaatttgtaattatttctgaTTGCCCTTGGGATCTCTGTGAAGGTTTGTCATTTTCCTGTGCTGCTTTTCCAAAACCCCGTTTAATTTCATTTGCAAGACTGTCCTGTGGAGCTCAGTGTCACGGGACCAGGCTTTTCATTTTAAAAGGTCCT includes these proteins:
- the HNRNPDL gene encoding heterogeneous nuclear ribonucleoprotein D-like produces the protein MEDATEMSGGQEEFAEGSKINASKNQQDDGKMFIGGLSWDTSKKDLTEYLSRFGEVVDCTIKTDPVTGRSRGFGFVLFKDAASVEKVLELKEHKLDGKLIDPKRAKALKGKEPPKKVFVGGLSPDTSEEQIKEYFGAFGEIENIELPMDTKTNERRGFCFITYTDEEPVKKLLESRYHQIGSGKCEIKVAQPKEVYRQQQQQQKGGKSNSSGGRGGGRGRGRGQGQNWNQGFNNYYDQGYGNYNSAYSDQSYSGYGGYDYSGYNYPNYGYGPGYTDYSGQQSTYGKASRGGGNHQNNYQPY